A window of Aeromicrobium sp. Root236 contains these coding sequences:
- a CDS encoding PrsW family intramembrane metalloprotease, producing MTEATAAAIPAALPKYNEAIRQRGRKALLIIFIGVAVVGVLGAAWIAWRGSDGDAAGSTLSIGYALIPLPLLWFVYWWLDRYEPEPRRYKFAAFVWGGVVAVAIALTLEISIQNIWDLSDKQMAAFIAPIVEEPAKCLFLMLTFVRARRVIDGYLDGLIYAGIVGIGFAFVENIGYYASSYLGSPDIQVAGAEGATATFVVRGLFSPFAHPLFTSAFGIAVGLAAARRTKTMKVLICAAGLLVSAGLHGLWNGSLSYGGGLGFVLAYLALGAVLVGLAVLAIIVRNRQVRILERSLSYVAQRGWIHPAEIPYLSRFGYRKAARRYAKSHDGKVAAQVVKRYQTLATEMAFLHDALMSGRQIPRGVERTYALLDDMYALRPLLRFPPALQSTVRHS from the coding sequence GTGACAGAAGCGACTGCCGCCGCGATTCCAGCCGCGCTGCCCAAGTACAACGAGGCGATTCGTCAGCGTGGCCGCAAGGCGCTGCTCATCATCTTCATCGGCGTCGCAGTCGTTGGCGTGCTCGGTGCGGCGTGGATCGCGTGGCGGGGGAGCGACGGCGACGCGGCCGGCTCCACGCTCTCGATCGGCTACGCGCTGATCCCGTTGCCGCTCCTGTGGTTCGTCTACTGGTGGCTCGACCGCTACGAGCCCGAGCCACGCCGCTACAAGTTCGCGGCGTTCGTGTGGGGCGGCGTCGTCGCCGTGGCGATCGCGCTCACCCTCGAGATCTCGATCCAGAACATCTGGGACCTCAGCGACAAGCAGATGGCCGCGTTCATCGCGCCGATCGTCGAGGAGCCGGCCAAGTGCCTGTTCCTCATGCTCACGTTCGTACGAGCGCGCCGGGTCATCGACGGCTATCTGGACGGCCTGATCTACGCCGGCATCGTCGGCATCGGCTTCGCGTTCGTCGAGAACATCGGCTACTACGCGAGCAGCTACCTCGGCTCACCCGACATCCAGGTCGCCGGCGCCGAGGGTGCCACCGCGACGTTCGTCGTCCGCGGGCTGTTCAGCCCGTTCGCCCACCCACTGTTCACCTCGGCGTTCGGCATCGCCGTCGGGCTCGCCGCCGCCCGCAGGACCAAGACCATGAAGGTCCTGATCTGCGCGGCCGGGCTGCTCGTCAGCGCCGGTCTGCACGGCCTGTGGAACGGCTCCTTGAGCTATGGCGGCGGGCTGGGGTTCGTCCTCGCCTACCTCGCCCTGGGGGCGGTGCTGGTAGGCCTTGCGGTGCTCGCGATCATCGTGCGCAACCGCCAGGTCCGCATCCTGGAGCGATCCCTGTCGTACGTCGCGCAGCGCGGCTGGATCCACCCCGCCGAGATCCCCTACCTGTCGCGGTTCGGCTACCGCAAGGCCGCGCGCCGCTATGCCAAGAGCCACGACGGCAAGGTCGCGGCGCAGGTCGTCAAGCGATACCAGACCCTCGCCACGGAGATGGCGTTCCTGCACGACGCCCTCATGAGCGGCCGGCAGATCCCGCGGGGTGTCGAGCGTACGTACGCCCTGCTCGACGACATGTACGCGCTGCGGCCGTTGTTGCGATTCCCGCCTGCGCTGCAGAGCACCGTCCGTCACTCCTGA
- a CDS encoding GTPase encodes MTAPSDAAEAVFGGGRNDVAKRLDGLTQAVEASRGRIDGEILAPAEMLSGRAAERLKLSGDHTIVALAGATGSGKSSLFNALTDLELAGVGVRRPTTSWALACAWGPDGAQGLLEWMGIPARHQVSRMSMLDHSAEDTKLDGLVLLDLPDHDSTEVSHHLEMDRLIKYADLLVWVLDPQKYADAAIHDRYIRPMASYADVTLVVLNQIDRIPFEQRERALTDVRRILADEGLPDVTVVGVSATRGDGIEDLKREMASRIRAKSAAKSRLASDISAAAGVIAQVGGTSETPGLAPADREALDEALVECAGVPQIVDAVSWSTRRRAAQRTGWPIARWLGRLRKDPLKELGLGDDLSMSSLARAAVPEAGNVQRANAELAIRDAAEKASVGLERPWRDAIRDASNPPGDDIIDALDRAIHETSLGVARPAVWWRLVQVLQLLLFVAMLGGLGWLAAQGIQQLASFDLPDLGKVGGVPMAAVVAGGSLVAGLVLAAVSSIASRIGGRRKARRADRQLREAIDRVTAERVIAPIQRELDSYAAYRAGILAALS; translated from the coding sequence ATGACAGCGCCGAGCGACGCCGCCGAAGCAGTGTTCGGCGGCGGCCGTAACGATGTCGCGAAGCGGCTCGACGGCCTCACGCAAGCGGTCGAGGCGAGCCGTGGCCGCATCGACGGTGAGATCCTCGCGCCCGCGGAGATGCTCTCCGGCCGGGCTGCCGAGCGCCTCAAGCTGTCCGGGGACCACACGATCGTCGCTCTCGCAGGCGCCACGGGCTCCGGAAAGTCGTCACTGTTCAACGCGCTGACCGACCTCGAGCTCGCCGGTGTCGGCGTACGCCGGCCGACCACGTCATGGGCACTCGCCTGCGCCTGGGGGCCCGACGGTGCCCAGGGCCTGCTGGAGTGGATGGGCATCCCGGCACGCCACCAGGTGTCCCGCATGAGCATGCTCGACCACTCCGCCGAGGACACCAAGCTCGACGGTCTCGTGCTGCTCGACCTGCCCGACCATGACTCCACCGAGGTCTCCCACCACCTCGAGATGGACCGCCTGATCAAGTACGCCGACCTCCTCGTGTGGGTCCTCGACCCGCAGAAGTACGCCGACGCGGCGATCCACGACCGCTACATCCGGCCCATGGCGTCCTACGCCGACGTCACGCTCGTCGTGCTCAACCAGATCGACCGCATCCCGTTCGAGCAGCGCGAACGCGCACTGACCGACGTGAGGCGCATCCTCGCCGACGAGGGGCTGCCCGACGTCACGGTCGTCGGCGTGTCCGCCACCCGCGGCGACGGCATCGAGGACCTCAAGCGCGAGATGGCGAGCCGCATCCGGGCCAAGTCCGCCGCCAAGTCCCGGCTCGCCTCCGACATCTCCGCCGCGGCGGGCGTCATCGCGCAGGTCGGCGGCACCAGCGAGACGCCAGGGCTGGCTCCCGCCGATCGCGAAGCCCTCGACGAGGCTCTCGTGGAGTGCGCCGGAGTGCCGCAGATCGTCGACGCCGTCTCCTGGTCGACCCGCCGCCGGGCCGCACAGCGTACGGGCTGGCCGATCGCTCGATGGCTCGGTCGCCTCCGCAAGGACCCGCTCAAGGAGCTGGGACTCGGCGACGACCTGTCGATGTCCTCCCTCGCACGTGCCGCCGTCCCCGAGGCCGGCAACGTGCAGCGCGCCAATGCCGAGCTCGCGATCCGTGACGCCGCCGAGAAGGCGTCGGTCGGACTGGAGCGACCGTGGCGCGACGCGATCCGCGACGCCTCCAACCCGCCGGGCGATGACATCATCGACGCCCTCGACCGTGCCATCCACGAGACGAGCCTCGGCGTCGCCCGTCCCGCGGTCTGGTGGCGGCTCGTCCAGGTCCTGCAGCTGCTGCTCTTCGTCGCGATGCTGGGCGGGCTCGGCTGGCTCGCCGCGCAGGGCATCCAGCAGCTCGCCTCGTTCGACCTGCCTGATCTCGGCAAGGTCGGCGGTGTGCCGATGGCAGCCGTGGTGGCAGGTGGCTCGCTGGTCGCCGGTCTTGTGCTCGCCGCCGTGTCGAGCATCGCATCACGCATCGGTGGGCGCCGCAAGGCCCGACGCGCCGACCGTCAGCTCCGTGAGGCGATCGACCGGGTCACCGCAGAGCGGGTCATCGCGCCGATCCAGCGCGAGCTCGACTCCTACGCCGCCTACCGCGCGGGCATCCTCGCCGCCCTGTCCTGA
- a CDS encoding helix-turn-helix transcriptional regulator, with product MTVIEEDLDLVFAALADSTRRAILSRLAEGEATVSQLAEPFDITQQAVSKHLKVLERARLISRTREAQSRPCRLDAEHLDEAVGWIERHRAIWADRHDRLADHLATLPKETS from the coding sequence ATGACCGTGATCGAAGAAGACCTCGACCTCGTGTTCGCGGCGCTCGCCGACTCGACGCGGCGCGCGATCCTGTCGCGACTGGCCGAGGGCGAGGCGACCGTGAGCCAGCTCGCCGAGCCCTTCGACATAACGCAGCAGGCGGTGTCCAAGCACCTCAAGGTCCTCGAACGAGCCCGCCTGATCTCCCGCACCAGGGAGGCACAGTCCCGGCCGTGCCGCCTGGATGCCGAACATCTCGACGAGGCCGTCGGCTGGATCGAGCGGCACCGCGCGATCTGGGCCGACCGCCACGACCGTCTTGCCGACCACCTCGCGACGCTGCCGAAGGAGACGTCATGA
- a CDS encoding GTPase domain-containing protein, with translation MASEHASAELLGAMSKLLTSVRDITLRLEVDGVDEARGTQAKVADQLSDYVLPRLVQLDAPLLTVVGGSTGAGKSTLVNSLVGERVTESGVLRPTTRSPVLVHHPDDAEWFLPDRILPDLPRTNVPTNDTYALRLATSEKIPRGLAILDAPDVDSIDKGNRELAAQLLAAADLWLFVTSAARYADQVPWDYLRQAAERSTSVAVVLDRTTADAVMEVRGHLARMMTSRGLSDSPLFTVPESGVDADGLLPREAVSPIVVWLHELAADPAARKMVMARTLDGAVRHVVLRTHDVADAMDAQIAASEVMHGEIDTIYRKALETFTVQVSDGTVLKGEVLARWQEFVGTGELLRSVEEKVSRIRDRFVDGVTGKRTRSTEVVEAIETGVQMLLVEHAEAAAEAASRAWAANPAGRKLLDANRGIDRASRDFRVRAQRMVHDWRQAVLELVRVEGADKRMTARFLAFGVNGIGVALMIVMFSRNGEGKEAGGTAALGHKLLDAIFGEEVVASLAARAQADLESRVAALFEGEMQRFLDLVESPDTIKAHQAVLRESARQAEYARHADFLNGETTS, from the coding sequence GTGGCCAGCGAACACGCTTCGGCCGAGCTCCTTGGCGCGATGAGCAAGCTCCTCACGAGCGTTCGTGACATCACGCTGCGCCTCGAGGTCGACGGTGTCGACGAGGCGCGCGGCACGCAGGCCAAGGTCGCCGACCAGCTGTCCGACTACGTCCTGCCCAGGCTCGTCCAGCTCGACGCGCCGCTGCTGACGGTGGTCGGCGGGTCGACCGGCGCCGGCAAGTCCACCCTGGTCAACTCCCTGGTGGGAGAGCGGGTCACCGAGTCCGGCGTGCTCCGCCCGACCACACGCTCGCCGGTCCTGGTGCACCACCCCGACGACGCCGAGTGGTTCCTCCCCGACCGCATCCTGCCCGACCTGCCGCGCACCAACGTGCCGACCAACGACACCTATGCGTTGCGGCTCGCGACCTCGGAGAAGATCCCTCGGGGTCTCGCGATCCTCGACGCGCCCGACGTCGACTCGATCGACAAGGGCAACCGCGAGCTCGCCGCCCAGCTCCTCGCCGCCGCCGATCTGTGGCTCTTCGTCACCTCGGCGGCGCGCTATGCCGACCAGGTGCCCTGGGACTACCTGCGCCAGGCCGCGGAGCGCAGCACCTCGGTCGCGGTCGTCCTCGACCGCACGACCGCCGACGCGGTCATGGAGGTGCGCGGCCACCTCGCTCGCATGATGACGTCGCGCGGGCTGTCGGACTCGCCCCTGTTCACGGTGCCCGAGTCGGGCGTCGACGCCGATGGCCTGCTGCCCCGCGAGGCGGTCTCGCCGATCGTCGTCTGGCTGCACGAGCTCGCCGCCGATCCCGCCGCCCGCAAGATGGTCATGGCCCGTACGCTCGACGGCGCCGTACGCCACGTCGTCCTGCGCACCCACGACGTCGCCGACGCGATGGACGCCCAGATCGCGGCCTCCGAGGTCATGCACGGCGAGATCGACACGATCTATCGCAAGGCGCTCGAGACGTTCACGGTGCAGGTCAGCGACGGCACGGTGCTCAAGGGCGAGGTGCTCGCGCGCTGGCAGGAGTTCGTCGGCACCGGCGAGCTGCTGCGCTCGGTCGAGGAGAAGGTCAGCCGCATCCGCGACCGCTTCGTCGACGGCGTGACCGGCAAGCGCACACGATCCACCGAGGTCGTCGAAGCCATCGAGACCGGGGTGCAGATGCTCCTGGTCGAGCACGCCGAGGCGGCTGCCGAGGCAGCGTCCCGCGCGTGGGCGGCCAACCCGGCCGGTCGCAAGTTGCTCGACGCCAACCGCGGCATCGACCGTGCCTCCCGCGACTTCCGCGTGCGGGCCCAGCGCATGGTGCACGACTGGCGGCAGGCCGTGCTCGAGCTCGTACGCGTCGAGGGTGCCGACAAGCGCATGACCGCGAGGTTCCTCGCGTTCGGCGTCAACGGCATCGGTGTCGCCCTGATGATCGTGATGTTCTCGCGCAACGGCGAGGGCAAGGAGGCCGGCGGCACCGCGGCCCTCGGCCACAAGCTGCTCGACGCGATCTTCGGCGAGGAGGTCGTCGCGAGCCTCGCTGCGCGTGCCCAGGCCGACCTCGAGTCACGGGTCGCCGCGCTGTTCGAGGGCGAGATGCAGCGGTTCCTCGACCTCGTGGAGTCGCCCGACACCATCAAGGCGCACCAGGCCGTCCTCCGTGAATCTGCCCGTCAGGCCGAATACGCTCGGCATGCCGACTTCCTGAACGGAGAGACGACGTCATGA